A window of Mesoplasma chauliocola contains these coding sequences:
- a CDS encoding rhodanese-like domain-containing protein — MNNYEINKNKFYILLQQGYKIIDVRGKHEDKMTGLSHPDAINIPYPGIIQKAEQFFPDKNEKLIIVCNYGSRSGLTAKTYRQKGYVNTFVLLGGLFGLN, encoded by the coding sequence ATGAATAATTACGAAATTAATAAAAATAAATTTTATATATTACTACAGCAAGGATATAAAATTATTGATGTTCGTGGAAAGCATGAAGATAAAATGACTGGCTTGAGTCACCCTGACGCAATAAATATACCTTATCCAGGAATAATTCAAAAAGCTGAGCAATTTTTTCCAGACAAAAATGAGAAATTGATAATTGTTTGCAATTATGGTTCAAGAAGTGGTTTAACTGCTAAAACTTATAGACAAAAAGGCTATGTTAATACTTTTGTTCTTTTAGGTGGCTTGTTTGGTTTAAATTAA
- a CDS encoding RpiB/LacA/LacB family sugar-phosphate isomerase — translation MGKIFIANDHTAIEMKNAIKNHLISKGYEVVDLGNNDGQSCNYANIGITLAEAVVAEKDSKGIALCGTGIGISIAANKVQGARAGLVYEVQTAELTRQHNNANILATGARLIASEKAILLVDTFLNTKFEGGRHQERVGTLDEYNK, via the coding sequence ATGGGAAAAATATTTATAGCAAATGATCACACAGCAATTGAAATGAAAAATGCAATTAAAAATCATTTAATAAGCAAAGGATATGAAGTGGTTGATTTAGGGAATAATGATGGTCAATCATGTAATTATGCAAATATTGGAATTACTTTGGCTGAAGCTGTTGTTGCAGAAAAAGATAGTAAAGGTATAGCTTTATGTGGTACTGGAATTGGTATTAGCATTGCTGCTAATAAAGTTCAAGGAGCAAGAGCAGGTCTTGTTTATGAAGTTCAAACTGCAGAATTAACAAGACAACATAATAATGCTAATATTTTAGCAACAGGGGCAAGATTAATAGCAAGTGAAAAAGCAATATTGTTAGTTGATACTTTTTTAAATACAAAATTTGAAGGTGGAAGACATCAGGAAAGAGTAGGTACATTGGATGAATACAATAAATAA
- the glyA gene encoding serine hydroxymethyltransferase has protein sequence MNTINKSILEFLNKELERQQNHIELIASENYVSDAVLQLSGSILTNKYAEGYPGKRYYGGCEFVDEIEKQGIELAKKIFNAGHANLQPHSGSQANEAVYRALLQNGDKIVSMSLDAGGHLTHGYPINFSGNNYDFKFYGVNKETEEIDFEEVRKIVLEHKPKLIVAGASAYSRIIDFKKFKEIADEVGALLMVDMAHIAGLVAGGVHPNPMEYADVVTTTTHKTLRGARGGMILSKAEFAKKIDSAVFPGTQGGPLENQIAGKVQALYEADTPEFKVYAKQVVENSKAFATALSENGMRLIANGTDNHLINLDVKNTLNVSGKDAEKILESIGIVSNKNMIPFDQEKPFVTSGIRVGTAAMTTRGFKEKEFIEVARIIASALKNQSENNLTSLAKEVQSLCKAFPIYEHLSY, from the coding sequence ATGAATACAATAAATAAAAGCATTTTAGAATTTTTAAATAAGGAACTTGAAAGACAACAAAATCATATTGAATTAATAGCTAGTGAAAACTATGTTAGTGATGCTGTTTTGCAATTATCAGGAAGTATATTAACTAATAAGTATGCAGAAGGATATCCAGGTAAAAGATATTATGGTGGATGTGAGTTTGTTGATGAAATTGAAAAACAAGGTATTGAATTAGCTAAAAAAATATTTAATGCAGGTCATGCAAATCTTCAACCTCATTCAGGTAGTCAAGCTAATGAAGCAGTTTATAGAGCCTTACTACAAAATGGAGATAAGATTGTTTCAATGAGTTTAGATGCAGGTGGGCATTTAACACATGGTTATCCAATCAATTTTTCAGGAAATAATTATGATTTTAAATTCTATGGAGTTAATAAGGAAACAGAAGAGATTGATTTTGAAGAAGTAAGAAAAATTGTTTTAGAGCATAAGCCAAAATTAATTGTTGCTGGAGCAAGTGCTTACTCAAGAATTATTGATTTTAAAAAATTTAAAGAGATAGCAGATGAAGTTGGAGCTTTATTAATGGTTGATATGGCACATATTGCTGGTCTAGTAGCTGGTGGTGTACATCCAAATCCAATGGAATATGCAGATGTTGTGACTACAACAACTCACAAAACTTTAAGAGGTGCACGTGGAGGGATGATTTTATCAAAAGCTGAGTTTGCTAAAAAAATTGATTCAGCAGTTTTCCCAGGAACACAAGGTGGACCTTTAGAAAATCAAATTGCTGGTAAAGTTCAAGCTTTATATGAAGCAGACACTCCAGAATTTAAAGTATATGCAAAACAAGTAGTTGAGAACTCAAAAGCATTTGCTACTGCATTGTCAGAAAACGGAATGAGATTAATAGCAAATGGAACTGACAATCATTTAATTAATTTAGATGTTAAAAATACATTAAATGTATCAGGAAAAGATGCAGAAAAAATTTTAGAAAGCATAGGAATTGTTTCAAATAAAAATATGATACCTTTTGATCAAGAAAAACCTTTTGTAACAAGTGGTATAAGAGTTGGAACAGCTGCTATGACAACGCGTGGATTTAAAGAAAAAGAATTCATTGAGGTTGCAAGAATAATAGCTAGTGCTTTAAAAAATCAATCTGAAAATAATTTAACTAGTCTTGCAAAAGAAGTACAAAGTTTATGCAAGGCATTCCCAATTTATGAGCATTTATCATATTAA